A genomic stretch from Clostridia bacterium includes:
- a CDS encoding ABC transporter ATP-binding protein: MVILRTENLIKDFNTGEVPLRVLRGVNLEINEGEFVAIMGPSGSGKSTLLYLLGGLDQASGGNIFLGGRDISTLNDMEISKVRRREMGFIFQFYNLIPVLDVEENIMMPINLDGQRILDYTDRLNRIINLVGLGERRHHRPSQLSGGQQQRVAIARALINEPKLILADEPTGNLDSKTSEEILSLLRRLCDEEGRTVVMVTHDPKAAEHADRVIFIKDGEIEKEKINLRVKAIV; encoded by the coding sequence ATGGTTATTTTAAGAACGGAGAACTTGATTAAGGACTTTAATACAGGAGAAGTACCGCTGCGTGTGTTAAGGGGAGTTAACCTTGAGATAAATGAGGGAGAATTTGTCGCTATAATGGGACCATCAGGTTCAGGTAAAAGTACGCTTCTATATTTGCTTGGAGGGCTGGATCAGGCAAGTGGGGGTAATATCTTCCTCGGAGGCAGGGACATAAGTACCCTTAATGATATGGAAATAAGCAAGGTCAGAAGAAGGGAAATGGGTTTCATTTTCCAGTTTTATAACCTTATCCCTGTACTGGATGTAGAAGAAAATATAATGATGCCGATAAATCTGGATGGACAAAGAATATTAGACTATACCGACCGGTTGAACCGGATAATCAATCTGGTAGGGTTGGGGGAGAGACGCCATCACCGTCCGTCCCAATTATCGGGTGGACAGCAGCAGAGGGTAGCCATAGCGAGAGCGTTGATAAACGAGCCTAAATTGATTCTTGCAGATGAACCTACAGGGAATCTGGACTCAAAGACATCAGAGGAGATACTTTCGCTACTGCGCAGGCTCTGTGATGAAGAGGGGAGAACAGTTGTAATGGTAACCCATGACCCAAAAGCGGCAGAGCATGCGGATAGAGTTATTTTCATCAAGGATGGGGAGATAGAGAAGGAAAAAATCAACCTGCGGGTAAAGGCTATAGTGTGA